One window of the Natrinema sp. CBA1119 genome contains the following:
- a CDS encoding zinc-ribbon domain-containing protein, with protein MECPSCREEIEDGSQFCRFCGEDLAVLPDDIDIKQKLQSMDDYEFEHFVADLWETMG; from the coding sequence ATGGAATGTCCGTCGTGTAGGGAGGAGATAGAAGATGGCAGCCAGTTCTGTCGCTTCTGCGGTGAGGATCTCGCCGTACTCCCTGATGATATCGATATCAAACAAAAGCTCCAGTCCATGGATGACTATGAGTTTGAGCACTTTGTCGCGGATCTCTGGGAAACTATGGGCTAG
- a CDS encoding restriction endonuclease, with amino-acid sequence MSTASNDKGIDVRVRAKKTTPYNQKALIQAKRYGEGNKVGSPAIQQYSSLKHQEDNVDKVVVVTTSSYSRNAKEHSSLAKTHTSVV; translated from the coding sequence GTGTCGACCGCGTCGAACGACAAGGGGATCGACGTCCGGGTCCGGGCAAAGAAAACAACGCCATATAATCAAAAGGCACTGATCCAGGCGAAGCGCTACGGTGAAGGGAACAAGGTGGGCAGCCCCGCGATCCAGCAGTACTCGAGCCTTAAGCACCAGGAAGACAACGTAGACAAGGTAGTCGTGGTAACGACGTCGTCATACTCGAGAAACGCCAAGGAGCATTCGTCTTTAGCTAAGACTCACACCTCGGTTGTGTAG
- a CDS encoding IS4 family transposase codes for MRRLTTLFPSEFLEEHAEELGVVERDRKLQMPAFVWAFVFGFAPGESRTLAGFRRSYNSTADETISPGGFYHRLTPSLAEYFRDLVERGLNEVAVPDTVDADIDRFRDVMIADGTVLRLHEFLSEEYEARKEEQAGARLHLLHNATEQTIERLDVANEKTHDSTLFNTGSWLEDRLVLFDRAYFKYRRFALIDENDGYFVSRLKESSNPVVTEELREGEQIYDVVDDLHREFIDVEVEVAFDRRSYAGTQSRDTKRFRVVGVRKEDADDYHLYITNLPRDEFLPSDLATLYRCRWEVELLFRELKTQYELDEFDTTKKHVVEILLYAALLSLLVSRELLDLVTEQADDEIMFPPERWAATFRSHAQLILHELSEYLGYSPPPLIERLIEDAQKIHQQRPVL; via the coding sequence ATGCGTCGGCTCACTACTCTCTTTCCATCCGAGTTCCTCGAAGAGCACGCCGAGGAACTCGGCGTGGTCGAACGTGACCGCAAACTCCAGATGCCTGCCTTCGTCTGGGCATTTGTGTTCGGCTTCGCCCCAGGCGAAAGCCGAACACTTGCTGGCTTCAGACGCAGCTACAATTCCACAGCCGACGAGACGATCTCTCCCGGCGGATTTTATCATCGGTTGACGCCGTCTCTTGCAGAGTACTTCCGCGACCTCGTCGAGCGTGGCCTCAACGAGGTCGCTGTCCCTGACACTGTTGATGCCGATATCGACCGATTCAGGGACGTGATGATCGCTGATGGAACCGTCCTGCGGTTGCACGAATTTCTCTCCGAGGAATACGAAGCCCGGAAAGAGGAGCAGGCTGGAGCAAGGCTCCACCTGCTCCACAATGCCACCGAGCAGACGATAGAACGGCTCGACGTTGCTAACGAGAAAACGCACGACAGCACGTTGTTTAACACAGGATCGTGGCTCGAAGACCGGCTCGTTCTGTTCGATCGAGCCTACTTCAAGTACCGCCGCTTCGCGTTGATCGATGAGAACGACGGCTACTTCGTGAGTCGGCTGAAAGAGAGTTCGAACCCGGTCGTAACGGAGGAATTACGGGAAGGTGAGCAGATCTACGACGTCGTTGATGACCTGCACCGTGAGTTCATCGACGTCGAAGTCGAAGTAGCGTTTGACCGAAGATCATACGCAGGTACGCAATCACGCGATACGAAGCGGTTCCGCGTCGTCGGCGTCCGCAAGGAGGACGCCGACGACTACCACCTCTATATCACAAATCTCCCGAGAGATGAGTTTCTACCGTCAGATCTAGCGACGCTCTATCGCTGTCGGTGGGAGGTGGAGTTGCTGTTCCGTGAGTTAAAGACGCAGTACGAACTGGATGAGTTCGACACGACGAAGAAGCATGTCGTCGAAATTCTGCTGTACGCGGCGTTGCTGTCACTGCTGGTAAGTCGTGAGTTGCTTGATCTGGTCACCGAACAGGCCGACGATGAGATCATGTTCCCACCAGAACGCTGGGCGGCGACCTTCCGGTCGCACGCCCAGCTCATCCTCCACGAACTCAGCGAGTATCTTGGCTACTCGCCGCCACCGCTGATCGAACGACTGATCGAAGACGCACAGAAGATCCACCAGCAACGGCCAGTGTTATAA
- a CDS encoding tubulin/FtsZ family protein encodes MKIELIGIGGAGCRIAQTISATVPQDSFVGDTFAFDTDPESLQNLTPHPRMTRHQYGGTATGGLHGDLQAGFEVGGRHVDELSHQLDDGHPTVADAFLVIVGLGGATGGGTVPAVVKNLQRLYEKPVYVLATLPAKRELSPTDNTENDHVSEPPTNKAATADSTSRPLAEKNTARTLEQLDGHADAIICFDNERWLQSTDTIPDAYTRLNQTLSTRILALFGAGDTAPDQSAETVIDASDIHRILGETTGIATLGYGEQAINTASGSRFGLGLFSSDTAVETTTAISAMTTVIQKAIHRTLTLECDRANATEALLIVGGPPAWLNRQAIADGRTELEATIESPMILAGDAPQPDRDTVFAVVLFAGVEPVTRLQELQASTDR; translated from the coding sequence ATGAAAATTGAGTTGATCGGTATCGGTGGCGCAGGGTGCCGTATCGCGCAGACAATCAGTGCCACCGTCCCACAGGACTCGTTTGTTGGCGACACGTTTGCGTTCGATACTGATCCTGAGAGTCTCCAGAACCTCACTCCTCACCCGCGGATGACTCGGCATCAATACGGTGGAACTGCGACCGGTGGACTGCACGGCGATCTACAGGCCGGATTCGAAGTCGGAGGGCGCCATGTCGACGAACTCAGCCATCAACTAGATGATGGCCACCCAACGGTAGCCGATGCGTTCCTCGTAATCGTCGGACTCGGCGGCGCAACGGGTGGCGGCACCGTACCTGCAGTCGTGAAGAATCTACAACGGCTATATGAGAAACCAGTCTATGTTCTTGCAACGTTGCCCGCAAAGCGGGAACTCTCACCTACAGACAATACAGAGAACGATCACGTGAGTGAGCCGCCCACAAACAAGGCAGCGACTGCCGATTCCACGAGCCGACCACTTGCAGAGAAGAACACAGCACGTACGCTCGAGCAGCTTGACGGCCATGCAGATGCGATCATCTGTTTCGATAACGAACGCTGGTTGCAGTCTACCGACACCATCCCCGACGCGTATACACGTCTCAACCAAACGCTTTCAACACGAATACTTGCCCTCTTCGGCGCTGGAGATACTGCCCCCGACCAGAGCGCCGAAACAGTCATCGATGCAAGTGACATCCACCGGATTCTGGGAGAGACAACCGGAATCGCGACACTCGGCTACGGCGAACAAGCGATTAACACAGCTTCTGGCTCACGGTTCGGGCTTGGACTCTTCTCGTCTGACACAGCCGTCGAAACAACGACTGCGATCAGTGCCATGACAACAGTCATCCAGAAAGCGATCCACCGCACACTCACGCTTGAGTGTGACCGGGCGAACGCCACAGAGGCACTTCTAATCGTTGGTGGGCCGCCGGCGTGGCTCAACCGTCAAGCGATTGCAGATGGACGAACTGAACTCGAGGCCACGATTGAATCACCGATGATTCTCGCCGGTGACGCGCCGCAACCGGACCGTGACACCGTCTTTGCAGTCGTCCTCTTCGCTGGGGTAGAGCCAGTAACACGGTTGCAGGAACTACAGGCGTCGACGGACCGCTGA
- a CDS encoding IS6 family transposase, protein MPKIRRLSGDSDWIDLSFVERERTPRQLMELGIRLHLAGLSLSNTVRELEKFGVERSRKAVHDWVHKCNLQPADDEKPNHVALDETVIQLDEHRYWLYTAVDPETNKILHIRLYSTTTTALTEWFLQELTEKHDLGDAVFLVDGAKHLQTALRRAGLRFRYEKHGNRNAVERIFREIKRRTSSFSNYFSHAKPSTAESWLQAFAVWHNATN, encoded by the coding sequence ATGCCAAAAATCCGCCGCCTCAGTGGAGATAGCGACTGGATCGATTTGAGTTTTGTGGAGCGAGAGCGGACACCGCGTCAGCTCATGGAGCTCGGTATTCGACTCCATCTTGCTGGTCTATCGCTTTCGAATACCGTTCGAGAATTAGAGAAGTTCGGTGTCGAACGGAGTCGCAAGGCAGTCCACGATTGGGTCCACAAGTGCAATCTACAGCCAGCGGATGACGAGAAGCCGAATCACGTCGCACTTGACGAGACAGTGATTCAACTCGACGAACATCGGTATTGGCTGTACACTGCTGTCGATCCAGAAACGAACAAAATTCTCCATATACGGCTGTATTCAACGACTACGACCGCGTTGACAGAATGGTTCCTGCAGGAACTCACTGAGAAACACGATCTCGGCGATGCCGTGTTTCTCGTCGATGGAGCAAAACATCTCCAAACTGCACTCCGTCGAGCTGGGCTCCGATTTCGATACGAAAAACATGGAAATCGGAACGCTGTTGAGCGTATATTTCGTGAGATAAAACGACGTACCTCTTCGTTTTCAAACTATTTCAGCCACGCAAAACCATCAACAGCAGAGTCGTGGCTCCAAGCCTTCGCCGTCTGGCACAATGCTACAAACTAA
- a CDS encoding DUF5305 family protein — translation MSEKQDLSISIDSALYRVTTPSEQTTQYGEQTNSVTAVSSTPAPYRVGGPLALLIAVGGLGSLGFLQSSGCLSLSDSELMWLAFHDDREDFDDWITTIRLPDEAFDRPRAEADSLASLVDLAIDTDNSVIEDPDEDGYYVIHDEYLYTYVPPAADNDSQDSEASSETDAVATVTGSDGE, via the coding sequence ATGTCCGAGAAACAGGATCTGTCCATATCGATTGACTCCGCGTTGTACCGTGTCACGACACCGTCTGAACAGACAACACAGTACGGAGAGCAAACCAACTCAGTGACAGCAGTGTCCTCGACGCCAGCACCGTACCGTGTTGGCGGGCCACTCGCACTACTGATCGCTGTTGGTGGGCTGGGCAGCCTCGGATTCCTGCAATCGTCTGGGTGCTTGTCGTTGTCTGATTCAGAACTGATGTGGCTGGCGTTTCATGATGATAGGGAGGACTTCGACGACTGGATAACGACGATTAGGCTGCCAGACGAGGCATTCGACCGGCCGCGTGCAGAAGCTGATTCGCTCGCCAGTCTTGTCGACCTTGCAATCGACACGGACAACAGTGTCATCGAGGACCCGGATGAAGACGGGTACTACGTTATTCACGACGAGTATCTGTACACGTACGTTCCGCCCGCAGCCGACAACGACTCACAAGACAGCGAGGCATCGTCAGAGACTGACGCAGTCGCGACAGTTACTGGATCGGACGGCGAATAG
- a CDS encoding GAF domain-containing sensor histidine kinase, protein MTSHPNTSSSYPVLFMWFAVFSITIAHGFRLLFFTSKSTASVLFRDIGPFILSLVVLAGIYWLYKQRLQKGFQLRVLAWFLAGLSIMSVIGLLIGISEGSDTAFTALSPTLILNSATTGAGIGFIIGVYDLRGKRRDSALLLLHNVTQELLEADSKKKACLISVDAAHSIIQLPLAGIWLEKNGRLEPVAVSNIADNVFGELPTLEQGDSLAWEVFEVQQPKTFNDLSNNPHTHNSETEIKSEYIVPIGKHGVMISGSFSDRQFSSLERELAKLLAVHTELVLDRIERTVNLERREKELEKQNNKLDRFASLVSHDLRNPINVIDGYLDIARETNAEEDFDEIQAAVDRMDTLVTDLLALSQSGDSIQDTGPVSLKAVAENASNNVQLEGIAVIIDQDPVMVIGDDSRLKQLFENLFKNTVEHAETADMIRVDFLENGFTVEDNGEGIPVAEQDSIFEYGYTNSKNGTGLGLAIVREVVDGHGWDISVTNSSGSGARFEVRIPEDDIIEGRPIKE, encoded by the coding sequence ATGACATCCCATCCTAACACTAGTTCCTCTTACCCCGTCCTCTTCATGTGGTTTGCGGTGTTCTCCATAACTATCGCACATGGCTTTCGGTTACTGTTTTTCACGAGCAAGTCTACTGCCTCCGTTCTCTTCCGTGACATAGGCCCGTTCATCCTAAGCCTGGTCGTTCTAGCAGGTATCTACTGGTTATACAAACAACGTCTTCAAAAAGGGTTTCAGTTAAGGGTCTTAGCCTGGTTTCTCGCCGGGTTGAGCATTATGAGTGTCATCGGTTTACTAATTGGTATCTCGGAGGGTTCCGACACTGCATTTACTGCACTTTCGCCAACATTGATTTTGAACAGTGCAACGACCGGTGCAGGAATCGGCTTCATCATAGGCGTGTATGACCTTCGGGGGAAACGGCGAGATTCTGCACTGCTGTTACTGCACAACGTAACTCAAGAACTCCTAGAGGCAGATTCCAAGAAGAAGGCTTGTCTGATATCTGTTGACGCCGCCCATTCAATTATACAACTCCCACTCGCCGGTATTTGGCTGGAAAAGAATGGTCGCTTGGAACCTGTTGCGGTATCTAACATCGCCGACAACGTTTTCGGTGAACTGCCCACTCTGGAACAGGGAGACAGTTTGGCGTGGGAAGTTTTTGAGGTACAGCAACCGAAAACGTTTAACGATCTATCTAACAACCCTCATACGCATAATTCCGAGACAGAAATCAAATCTGAATACATCGTTCCGATAGGAAAACATGGAGTGATGATCAGCGGATCGTTTTCTGACAGACAGTTCAGTTCATTGGAGAGAGAGCTTGCGAAGCTTTTAGCCGTGCACACGGAGCTTGTATTAGACAGGATTGAACGGACAGTGAACTTGGAGAGACGGGAGAAAGAACTGGAAAAACAGAACAACAAGTTGGACCGGTTCGCAAGTCTTGTCTCCCATGACCTTCGAAATCCCATTAACGTTATAGACGGCTACCTAGATATCGCCCGGGAAACCAATGCAGAGGAAGATTTCGATGAAATCCAAGCCGCAGTCGACCGTATGGATACACTCGTAACCGACCTACTTGCTCTCTCCCAGAGCGGTGATTCAATCCAGGACACCGGCCCGGTAAGCCTGAAGGCCGTAGCTGAGAACGCGTCCAACAATGTTCAGTTAGAGGGAATAGCCGTTATAATTGATCAAGATCCGGTGATGGTGATAGGCGATGACTCCCGTCTGAAACAGCTGTTCGAGAATCTGTTCAAGAATACTGTCGAACATGCAGAAACAGCTGATATGATCCGGGTGGATTTTCTGGAGAACGGCTTTACTGTCGAGGACAACGGTGAAGGAATACCTGTAGCTGAGCAAGACTCTATTTTCGAGTACGGCTACACCAACTCTAAGAACGGCACCGGACTAGGCTTGGCGATTGTCCGTGAAGTCGTAGACGGCCACGGATGGGATATCTCAGTGACGAACAGCAGTGGATCCGGTGCACGGTTCGAAGTACGGATACCGGAAGACGATATAATCGAAGGAAGACCGATAAAAGAATAA
- a CDS encoding HalOD1 output domain-containing protein, which yields MGESYSPVLSRDTEIQREFDPDSSVGYAILEAIAELEGVDATNLLKEHSFVLSDHVDVDALNSLIDTGSSTEVRIRADDYVITVAHDVVHVARTEPDGTLGL from the coding sequence ATGGGGGAAAGCTACAGTCCAGTGTTGAGTCGCGACACGGAGATCCAGCGGGAATTTGATCCGGATAGTTCAGTCGGATACGCCATTTTGGAGGCGATCGCCGAACTTGAAGGAGTCGATGCGACAAATTTATTGAAGGAACACAGCTTTGTTCTCTCCGACCACGTTGATGTTGACGCACTCAATTCCCTGATTGATACCGGATCCAGCACGGAAGTCAGGATCAGGGCCGACGATTATGTGATAACGGTCGCCCACGACGTGGTCCATGTAGCAAGGACCGAACCGGATGGAACACTAGGCCTGTGA
- a CDS encoding DUF5305 domain-containing protein produces MPLENRIKLFVNQNSRTVIVVLAVAGILFLVGAGYVFTNPATGTVTEDTNQQQVSTDVSTRAFVSGESSLYEQDLWIENRSAYFISSAPELTLDLNTTVPLDQEVTVSHELEMETVGLRDGQPFHSSVETLLSSNYTVTNGSVNSSTTIDVEQLREDIQTKESETQGVGQFEIRLRMNTTYSTDDYDGSLTATTPLVISGEAYYLGGSLSESRTHSTVVQRTVQQPSSPLVYGGLSVLSLILFGLCGVVNSLKDSINSERMRTQIIHSRHDEWISRGEFPTNSDRQYISILTLGDLVDVAIDTNKRVIYDPDIETYAVIDTEEIYYYAIDRESTDNWLDI; encoded by the coding sequence ATGCCTCTCGAGAACCGTATTAAACTGTTTGTGAATCAAAATAGCCGGACAGTGATCGTGGTCTTAGCGGTTGCTGGAATCCTTTTCTTGGTCGGTGCAGGGTACGTGTTTACCAATCCAGCGACAGGGACGGTCACCGAAGATACAAACCAACAACAGGTGAGTACAGATGTCTCGACCAGAGCGTTCGTGAGCGGGGAGTCTTCCCTCTATGAACAGGATCTGTGGATAGAAAACCGGTCGGCCTATTTCATATCATCCGCACCAGAGCTCACTCTCGACCTAAATACAACCGTTCCACTGGACCAAGAGGTGACTGTTTCACATGAGCTGGAGATGGAAACTGTTGGTCTTCGGGACGGACAGCCGTTCCATAGCTCCGTAGAAACACTGCTCAGTTCGAACTACACGGTTACAAACGGGTCCGTCAACTCATCTACGACGATAGATGTAGAACAGCTCCGTGAAGACATACAGACAAAGGAATCGGAGACACAGGGGGTCGGTCAGTTCGAAATTCGGCTACGGATGAACACGACATATTCAACAGATGACTATGACGGCTCACTCACAGCGACAACCCCTCTAGTTATCTCCGGGGAAGCATACTACCTCGGTGGCAGCCTAAGCGAAAGTCGTACACACTCCACGGTGGTACAGAGAACTGTTCAGCAGCCATCCAGTCCGCTTGTCTATGGAGGGCTCTCAGTGCTCTCTTTGATCCTTTTCGGCCTATGTGGCGTAGTGAACAGTTTAAAGGACAGTATCAATTCGGAACGGATGAGGACACAGATAATCCACAGTCGCCATGATGAGTGGATCTCACGGGGAGAGTTCCCCACAAATTCGGATCGACAGTACATATCTATTCTAACCTTGGGTGACCTCGTGGACGTCGCCATCGATACCAACAAACGTGTTATTTACGACCCAGACATCGAGACGTATGCAGTGATCGACACCGAGGAGATCTACTACTACGCAATCGACAGGGAGAGTACCGACAACTGGCTAGATATCTGA
- a CDS encoding signal peptidase I — protein sequence MKFSDIIQYTVLILIFLAVAALFFGQALGQPVLLGYVETGSMEPKLEPGDGFIAVPTALTGPPESGDVVVFNAEELQGGGLTTHRVVDQTEEGYITQGDANAFTDQDGPEPPVSESQIVAKALQFNGGIVVIPNLGSGVLAIQGVISGIVAVFVGVPGLGDLVNGEFSPRALVVVGGLLIVVNLVADSLTGNRKRENHSRRRRGYYTSGMIFLIIAIVIIAPATASMVLGSGSNSLDIVSSESPNDNPLVVPEGETSTIEYQVSNDGYIPMMTVLETDNQDISFSKSVVSLSPRSEETIGLTIQAPAETGAYSRDVSQHRYLPFLPRSVILALHEIHPLLAVAAVNSVLLVGALSLGIVTIGFDSVRLRSASRNISFLEKLKRRFL from the coding sequence GTGAAATTCAGCGATATCATTCAGTATACTGTGTTAATACTGATTTTCCTAGCGGTGGCTGCCTTATTTTTCGGTCAGGCCCTTGGACAGCCTGTTCTTCTTGGCTATGTGGAGACCGGTAGCATGGAACCCAAACTCGAGCCAGGAGATGGATTCATTGCTGTTCCAACTGCCTTGACAGGTCCACCTGAGTCTGGAGACGTCGTTGTCTTTAACGCCGAGGAGCTACAGGGAGGGGGGTTGACCACACACCGTGTCGTCGATCAAACAGAGGAGGGGTATATCACCCAGGGTGATGCGAATGCATTCACGGATCAAGATGGCCCTGAGCCGCCGGTTTCGGAGTCTCAAATCGTTGCGAAGGCGTTACAGTTTAACGGCGGGATCGTCGTTATTCCAAACCTTGGATCCGGTGTTTTAGCAATCCAGGGCGTGATATCAGGTATTGTTGCGGTTTTTGTAGGAGTTCCAGGGCTGGGAGATTTGGTCAACGGTGAGTTTTCTCCGAGGGCATTGGTAGTTGTCGGAGGTTTACTTATCGTAGTCAATTTGGTAGCGGACTCTCTTACAGGGAATCGGAAGAGAGAAAACCATAGCCGTCGACGTCGCGGATACTATACTTCTGGAATGATTTTTCTTATCATAGCAATTGTCATTATCGCTCCCGCAACGGCTAGTATGGTGCTGGGGTCCGGTTCAAACAGCCTTGACATTGTTAGTTCGGAATCACCCAACGATAACCCGCTTGTTGTGCCCGAAGGAGAAACATCGACGATTGAGTACCAGGTGAGCAATGACGGGTATATTCCCATGATGACCGTTCTCGAGACGGATAATCAGGATATTTCATTTTCAAAATCGGTTGTCAGTCTTTCCCCTCGTTCGGAAGAAACGATCGGCCTGACGATACAGGCACCAGCAGAGACCGGTGCATATAGTAGGGATGTCTCCCAGCACCGTTATCTACCGTTTCTACCCCGTTCAGTTATTCTTGCACTGCATGAAATACACCCGCTTCTGGCTGTTGCGGCAGTGAACTCTGTACTGCTTGTTGGGGCACTTAGTCTCGGTATTGTCACTATCGGGTTTGACTCTGTCCGTCTCCGTTCGGCCAGTCGAAACATCTCGTTCCTCGAAAAGCTGAAGAGACGATTCCTGTGA